The nucleotide sequence TGGCCCTGATCCTTCATTCAGGATAAATTCGTACAAAtagaataaacccaaaccaagctcactgccattgtgtcgattccaactcatgacagtgctgtaggacagggtggacctgcccctgtgagtctcataCGCCTCCACGCCTCCTGCAAGTAGAATAGTTGAGTGGAAATGTAGGGACATTTCAAAGGATTCtgagtatattttttaaatgactccCCAGAACGTACTGATTCCTTTGTATGCCCAGCAAGAGTTTAACTGTGTATCCCTCTGTCATCTTTAATAGGCTTGTACCCAGGGACAGGGCTTAAATTCTCCATGGCTATTACCTGTGGTCATGTCACTTCTTGAAGTACAAATTCGATGACGGTACTTCATCGCCAAGCACATCGAAGCTAGCAGAATTGTAAAAATCACCGAAAGTGCAATAGTCAAATCCAGGGATCCTTGAGCCTCTGCTGCATACAAAACAATAGCATCTGTGAATTGAAGAAATTTGCCACACGCAAAAATAATAAGTTTGGGTGTTAGTGTGGAGTAtgtttattatttataaaaataatgtgCTTATAATGTTAACATCCCAGCTGGGAGATAGATGTTACTAGTGAAAACACTTAACATGATGAAAAACCCATTACAGATAAAGTCAAGAGCCCAGTCTGGATTGGAGAGTTTGATACAAACATAAATAACGTCAATTCTCAATGACTCTAGTATGCACAAGGTTAATTGACTTGGCAATTCtggataaagaaacaaaagagaaaggAATTTGAGAACTTGAGAGCTATTGAGTCTAATGTGCATTTTAAGATTCTATACTTTGTACCGCAATAGAAATTAATATTTTCTAACAAAGGAATAATTGTGATTACTGACTTGGTCCACCTAGCATTCTCTGTAAAGGGTGTAGGGAGGGCCCAGACCGGCAGGGCCCAGCCCACCCCTAGCATGCAAAGAACAGTGTCctagagggagagagagtagGGGTAAATAGAGGAGATGTCTGGGACCACCATGTCTCACACGTGACCACCTGACTGACCACCTGAAGCCTGAACTTTATCCAGAATCTAGGTTGGAGCTAGAATGATTGTAATGGCAGTGAAGGAAATacgacccctcagaagcagacacTTAGAGAAACTCATGTCACCAAAGGACAAATCCTACTAATCTCAGGATGTATGTTATGGAAAGGGTGGCAGCAAGCTTCTGCTCACAATGTTTTGGGTTAGTGGGTCATACTGCACGGCTAACCACAGTCCAGCCACTTGAACTCAcctctctgagagaaagatggagctgtctgcgGCTGTGAAGATTTACGGTTTCCAAAAACCAatgggggaaattctactctgtcctagagggttgctacgagtcagaaatgAGCCAATGATAGTGGCTTGGCTTATTTAACTCAATATAGAAGATCATCACGACGCtctttttgtttacttttaaaaCTATTTTGTTGCCATAGAAGCTacctatcatataattcaatagttcaatcagacCCAGAAGAGTGTACAATCAattccacaatccattttagaacatttttttcttctgctcgttgttattagctccccaccccaaccccaactttcCCCATCATTTCTTCCCCAAGAAATCAGCGATCAATAATCCAGTCACTGGCGCTATaaatttacttatcctggatttcatgtagagaaaaacatatttttaaacccCCAGAAAGCAAAccatttaacaacaacaagataaaacagagaaaaaccttgaTCACAAAGAAAgtagaacatattaaaaactagaacaactttaaaatgggtcaaacgaGATATCAAATAATTAAGTGGTAAATTCTAACCCAACGACATCTGCCATAATCTGTTTTCcactgcactctgcatgataatAAGGCCATCCATATCCCTGGCCTCTGACCAGAGGGGATCCACTAGGTGCTGAATCCACGCATCTTCATGATCTTGTTTATGGCCATGTTGATGATATTCTAAATAAATAGCTTAAATAAGCCAAACCTCTGTTATGATGAGTCtaaataaactcaatggcaatgagttttggggGTTTAGAAGATGTCAATTTTAGGAACAGATTCTTAATGAAGTTTTACAGTGAACaaaaagaaaatctttggatctaTTTGTGTTATTCTTCAATTCTATAGACAGACGAAGAAGGAGCTTTTAAATAGTAACGTGAAGGTGACTTTTCACatgcattttttttcctcctgaaaaAATTAATCCAGCAAAGTGAAGCTTCTATCCTCAATTCCTCCTTTTGGAAAGGGCTCCTCCCAAAGTCACAAATTTGAGCCagaattatttaatttaattcaCTTAACTTTAACTACTATTGAGCAGATCTAGACACCAGgattccaaatatatatatatataaaacttttcAATGACGCCCTTTCCAAATACTGCAGATTCTCTTGGGCAAGGCAGCAAATAAAAAGTTGTAATTCCAAGAAGAGAATCACCAGTGTCCTTGAAAGGGGGAAGTCTAGGGTAGCAGAACTTTTGCCTTACACATGGCGCCACCATGCATCACATACACCACAACATCCAGCAGTGCTTATAAGCTCAACTTCCAAACTCCAGCCCCGAAAACATGTATCATGTAGAGTGATGAGCTGGAGTCAAAGAGTCTCAGCTTTTCGATGCATCAATCAGTATAGATTTGCCCTTCATGTTTGAATTCCTGAAACGCTGAGAAAGAAGGCTCCGGGGAGCCTTTCTTTTCCAATGTAGTAGTTCACGCGGTTGAAGGAGAAAACGATTTCTACTCTCTTGACATGGAGAGTATCTGTTAATCATATTTTAAGTTAAATGCGAGGTTAAGTTAGGTTAAAGGCTAACCTGAGTTCCATATTTGGTATTTATAACACTCTAGTGCTAAAGCCCCAATCCATTTTCTAACCCTATGACTTACCTATGTACAGTCTGTTTACTGTGAGTAAACTATATTTGCTTGAAGAAATGTTGCATAAATATACCCCGCTGTCTGAAGGATGAAAAAGTTTCAAAGTCAAAGAGAAATCACGCAGGATTCTAGGCAACTGGTTCCATGAGAATCGAGAGTCCTTGATAATTGTGCTTTGTGAAGAGTTAAAATAAGCCAGCACTGAAGAAGTGTCATTCTCTTTTCTGGACCAAGTGACGACGAAGTCTTGATTTAGTAGAGAAAAATTGTGGTCAAGTTGACATGGGAGTGAAATGGCTTGGTGTCTCCTTTTGTGATGATGATCTAATCAAGGGATGGAGGAGACCATATTAATGAAGATAGCATTTTCAAATAATTCTAATTTGAACTTAGGAAATAGGGAAGAAAGATCATGATATGGAGTTCTTTGGGGTTAACCTCTTGGGAAAACAATTATATATGCATACTGTGGACCTTGCTAAAAGAAAAGCCGTGTTGTTGTCGTCACtgagtctgactcatggcaaccctctggAGCAGAATAGAGCTACCCCAGATGACTTCAAGGCTGTCACCATTGAAAAGCAGGTTGCCAACCCTGTCCTCTGAGTGGCCTCTGGATGGGTTTCAATAGTCAACCTTTCGGCTAGCTGTGGAGcactgttatgtcacccagggaaCCTAGAACTGAAAAGCCCTTAAAATCAAACTTTTCATTTTGCTACCAATCAAGTGTAATTTTAGACTTCAAAGTTGCCTAACAACTGCTATTGCTGGGGGGATGGTGTATCTGTGTTTTAACTCTTGCAACCCAATACTGAATTCTTAACACAGTTTCTATCAGTTATTAgcctgttgttttttttatttgtctGTATGTGATCTAGGTGAAAACTTACTTACTGAGAAGatcatcaattttacattcaGCGATTTATGCCCATGTTCCTTCACTGTATTCGATTCAATCCTGTTAATGTACCGTCACTTATCTCAGTGTTTGTGTCCATACCTTCTCCTTTTATAACCTTCGGCCCTTGACCCTCTTAACTCAAgcgtgttgttgttagctgctgtcaggttagctccaactcatggcaaccttctgtataacagaatgaaacattgcttggTCCTATGTTATTATCTTCATGATATGGtaggtttgagccccttgttgtatTATATTGTAATCTGAATGTGCTCCAACCTAACCGGCTAATCTTCTAGCCTCATACTGAACACTATTCTATTGTAGTTGATAGGTGTTCATTGTTTAATTTTCAAAtgcagatttccaggccttcATGCCTACTTTGGTTTAGTCTGGTAGTaagctgaaacttgttcagcacAGGTGAGCCTGTGGATATTTGGAATACTAGTGTCAGAGCATCCATCCTCACATTAACCCCTCAAATGAGAGTGTTCTTGAGGATTTCTCTCTTGTTACTCAATCGACTCTCTGTTGGTGTCAACAACTTTTATGGTCACATGCTGTGATGTGTTAAAAGACCAGCACATCGCCTTTCCCCTCTGATCTTTGTGAATCGCAATGCAGGTAAAAATATCGTGTGGAAAGGATGAGCCTCCTACAAAATTATAGTTACTCGTGGACGGTTCTTCTACCTtccattttaaaaagattttcatTCAACTCATAAACAACTGGAAAACTAAGAAAATCCCCCACATATCCAGGAGAAGCTAAATCCTGAAACAACAAAGGCAATGCAGGATGTAAGAATTAGCTCAGGGCTCTGGTCTTCATCTAACCGAAGCGACTGCgctttgttgttgtcgttgtgtcTTTCTATTTTTTCCATGTAAATTAAGCTCTCATTCCCTCTCGACTACTAACACCAAGAGACGTCCAGCACCCACCTCTCATTGTCCACTGCCCTGTCCAGGTTTGTTTCAGCAATGGATTCTCAATGATACATTCATAAGATTCATTGAAATCTGTAATATTCAGTGTGCTTGTCATATCAAAAAGAGGCCAATGTCTCCTTCCTTTCACAGTCCTTCCAGAGACCATTGTATTGTCCGTTTGCCATGTGATCGTTGGTTGAGGATAAGCCGTGAGAGAGCATGATAGGAAGATGGTTCTGTTCCTCAGGTCAAACTCCATCACAGGCCCGAGGAAAGCTACATGAGAGAAAGGAGGACATATGACAGCGTGTCATCATTAGCTACTTTTTGGGTCATCTGCTCCACAGACATAATATTTTAATACCCACCACAGGAAATGCTACACTTTATAAGCAAAATATAACCTTTACTGAAAGGACAAAAATACTGTAGAAACTTAAGCTAGAGTGTACTTAGGTAAAACCAGAAAAAGAAGA is from Tenrec ecaudatus isolate mTenEca1 chromosome 2, mTenEca1.hap1, whole genome shotgun sequence and encodes:
- the HHLA2 gene encoding HERV-H LTR-associating protein 2, with the protein product MKAEVVLPFLFTLMPSLSGLQDFANFFLDDTHEETVIGRLNDNVVLPCLFESGPDVVIHWKILNYYVHSFYKNRDQLEKQNYSYVNRTSLFDSKIDSGNASLSLGRLSFQDEGIYICYVGTSIGQTTNKVVLKVAAFLGPVMEFDLRNRTIFLSCSLTAYPQPTITWQTDNTMVSGRTVKGRRHWPLFDMTSTLNITDFNESYECIIENPLLKQTWTGQWTMRDHHHKRRHQAISLPCQLDHNFSLLNQDFVVTWSRKENDTSSVLAYFNSSQSTIIKDSRFSWNQLPRILRDFSLTLKLFHPSDSGVYLCNISSSKYSLLTVNRLYIDAIVLYAAEAQGSLDLTIALSVIFTILLASMCLAMKYRHRICTSRSDMTTEIEQEDTVNPSTIWGLEVHATIQLKIHLKLVISPNLTTNSLLLT